A window of the Enoplosus armatus isolate fEnoArm2 chromosome 5, fEnoArm2.hap1, whole genome shotgun sequence genome harbors these coding sequences:
- the ndufc2 gene encoding NADH dehydrogenase [ubiquinone] 1 subunit C2 has translation MGFVPDEAKSLPPPGVANRNSVWLAGVGWCSAMLHNAINHRPPLKSGVHRQFLLATIGWFIGYHLTKYENYTFAKLDRDMNEYIRLHPEEFAAKEKKTFAEIVEPFHPVR, from the exons ATGGGCTTCGTACCAGACGAGGCAAAGTCTCTCCCTCCTCCGGGAGTCGCCAACAGGAACTCGGTGTGGCTAGCCGGTGTAGGCTGGTGCTCCGCGATGCTTCATAATGCCATTAACCACAGGCCGCCGCTAAAGTCAG GTGTTCATCGACAATTCCTGCTGGCAACAATTGGTTGGTTCATCGGCTACCATcttacaaaatatgaaaattacACTTTCGCCAAACTTGATCGAGATATGAACGAGTATATCAGACTGCATCCAGAGGAATTTGCAGCAAAGG AAAAAAAGACCTTTGCAGAGATTGTCGAGCCTTTCCATCCTGTACGCTAA
- the thrsp gene encoding mid1-interacting protein 1-B-like, whose product MQSAEAKFNKNSLLLALRRYSSTVRDMEQTVLLPSLLRDVPSDEVWDCDAAEESCSDLYGNYLMLKAIRNTVESGLVPLDDHKAKKNMALNKTLDPLLDTDPEALFRFHLRGLFSVMSDLTKKTQSLTDKYMDIIGVAN is encoded by the coding sequence ATGCAGTCTGCCGAGGccaaattcaacaaaaacagcctGCTCTTGGCTCTGAGACGATACAGTTCAACTGTCCGTGACATGGAGCAGACAGTTCTCCTGCCGAGCCTGCTGCGAGATGTGCCCTCTGATGAGGTGTGGGACTGCGATGCAGCTGAGGAGTCCTGCAGCGACCTCTATGGCAACTACCTGATGCTCAAGGCCATAAGAAACACAGTGGAGAGTGGCCTGGTTCCCCTGGATGACCACAAAGCCAAGAAAAACATGGCGCTCAACAAGACCCTGGATCCTCTCTTGGACACAGATCCTGAAGCTCTCTTCCGCTTCCACCTGAGAGGACTGTTTTCTGTGATGAGTGACCTCACCAAGAAGACTCAGAGCCTTACTGACAAATATATGGACATCATTGGAGtggcaaattaa
- the rab30 gene encoding ras-related protein Rab-30, whose amino-acid sequence MSMEDYDYLFKIVLIGNAGVGKTCLVRRFTQGLFPPGQGATIGVDFMIKTVEIKGEKVKLQIWDTAGQERFRSITQSYYRSANALILTYDITCEDSFRCLPEWLREIEQYANNQVVTILVGNKIDLAEKREVLRQRAEDFAEAQSMLYLETSAKESDNVEKLFLDLACELIREAKQNKLDNNDTAPMPGEGKTISYLSCCSLN is encoded by the exons ATGAGCATGGAAGATTATGACTACCTGTTCAAAATAGTTCTGATAGGAAATGCCGGAGTTGGGAAGACATGTCTTGTCCGGCGCTTTACTCAG ggCCTTTTCCCACCTGGACAAGGGGCTACTATTGGAGTAGATTTCATGATTAAAACTGTGGAAATCAAAGGGGAGAAGGTCAAG CTGCAGATATGGGACACAGCTGGACAGGAGAGATTTCGCTCCATTACTCAGAGTTATTACCGTAGTGCCAACGCCCTCATTCTTACGTATGACATTACCTGTGAGGACTCCTTCAGGTGCCTTCCAGAGTGGCTGAGGGAGATCGAGCAGTATGCCAACAACCAAGTGGTGACTATATTAGTCG GTAATAAAATAGATctggcagagaagagagaggttCTCAGACAGAGGGCTGAAGACTTCGCTGAGGCTCAGAGCATGCTGTATCTGGAGACCTCGGCCAAAGAGTCCGACAACGTTGAGAAACTTTTCCTCGACCTGGCCTGCGAACTCATTCGAGAGGCCAAGCAGAACAAGCTGGATAACAATGACACTGCCCCAATGCCCGGCGAGGGTAAAACCATCAGTTACttgagctgctgcagcctcaATTAG